The following nucleotide sequence is from Kiritimatiella glycovorans.
CGATCGGCGCCTGCTGGGGCGATTTTGACAACGACGGTCTGTTCGATCTGTTTGCCGGCAATTTCGCTCACCCGGGTCAGCCGGAGTCGCGTTTCCTCCGCAACCGCGGGGCGGCGCACGGGCACACCTTCGAGGATATGGGCACCTGCGGCATCTATTTCCAGGAATCGTACGCCTCGCCCGCCGCCGCGGATTACGACAACGACGGCCGGCTCGACCTGTTCTTCACCACCGTGTACGAGGTGGCCACAGGCGGCATCCGGAACTATCCGGTCCTGTTCCGCAACGGAGGTCATTTTGACTTTGAAGCGGTGGACGGATCTTCCCTGGACGAGCTGCCGGACACCTATCAGGCCGCGTGGGGTGATTACAACAACGACGGCCGACCGGACCTGGTAACCGCCGGCCGCGTGTTCCGGAATAACGGCCTCGGGACCAACCACTGGCTGAAGGTCCGTTTGCGGGGCGACGGCTCCGCAGTCAACCGATCCGCGATCGGTGCACGTGTAACGCTGACCGCCGGAACCCGCACGATGGCGCGACAGGTCGAAGCCGGGACGGGGCAGGGCAACCAGAATGCCCCCGCGCTCCATTTCGGGTTGGGACAGGCGGACGGGCCGGTCGATATCGAGATCGCCTGGCCCGACGGAACGCTCGATACCGTAACCGGCGTCGAGCCCGACCGGTTGATTACGAGGGAGTATGGTTCATCCGCGGGACCTTGAGGGTGCCGGGGAGGAGTATGTTCCGGGGGCAAGGACCGGTCTGGCACGGTGCTCGGAGATGATTAAAAGGAAAGGAACGGAATCATGAATAAGGTCTGTAACCCGCGCTATCTCGGAGCCCTGGGATTCCTCGGCTTTCTGGGCTTTCTCGGATTCCTCGGCAGCGACGAGACCGCGCATCTCGCCAGGTTCGCGATGCTGTCTCTTTTGTCGCTCATCGCACTTTACGCCTTTATTCCCTCCGACGGAAAAGGGAAATAACGCCGCTGCCACCGCTTTTCAAATTATTCCTCCCCGGAATAGTATTCACCCTGCAGCGGGACGGCGGGTCGCGTTGCGCGATACACGGGCATGCCGCCGACGAGCGTCAGCGCCGGCCGGAAACGTTCGATGAACGTGTTCACCATCTCCACCCGGTTCGACTGCGAGAGATCCGCCGCCGGATGCGCGAGATCGGCCAGGTGCAGCCCGTCCGGTCCCTCGATCGCAAACGGGTTGGTTCGCCAGACCACCAGGTCCGCGTACCACCCCGGCCCGTCCGGCATGCTGTTCGTCGGCGCAATCGCCCCCAGTTCGGTTTCCAGCCCCCCGTGGTACGCGGCCCAGAAGGTCATCGCACTCAGAGCCTGTTCCACGCTCAACTGCATCGGGTTGTCCTCTTCGTCCTCCCGGTGCCCCAGCGGCGGGAAGACTTTTCCGGCCAGGTACTCCGCCGGGTACACCTCCGGCCGTTCCTCCCCGCCCTGATCCAGCCAGCGCCCCGGATCGGCCTCGATCGGACAGCGCGCCACGGCGCCGATCATGGTGATCGCCGGACGCGGATCGCGTACCGAAGGCGGGTCGGTGTTGAGCGCGAACGGGATATCGTAGTCAAGATACAGCGGACAGGGTTTGTGATGCTCCGACCGCGGCCGCGCCGGGACGCCGCGCCAGAAGTCGGGCATCCCCGCCGTCGGGATCTCCCACAACTCCTGTTCGTCCGGGAACCCGTTCACGCGGATCGATTGTCCGTCGACCGCCAGCAGCGCGGGTTGGACCGAAAAGACGACGTTGCGCTCCGTCGGCAGACTCTCCCGGTCCATCCCGAACCTCGGGTTGCGGATGAGGTTGATCGCATAGGGCGAGACATTGAGCAGGTGCTCAATCCGGTAGCGCTCGTTGGTGAATCCGCGCCGGATCACGGTTAGATCGTCGTCCGGCCCCAACGCGTTTTTCCAGTAGCCGGGCAGCAGTTTGTAACTGGTCGGCAGCGTCTCCAGGTCGTCTTTCAGCGTCCACAGACAGCGCGTATAGAGATCGACCCCGCCGTCGCCGAGATTATGACAGGCCACCTGGCCCGGGATGGGCCAGTCGTTTGTGACCGCCGCGTCGTGAGCGTGGCGGATTCGCGCCAGGGCCCCGAGCGTGCGCAGATAGCCCGAGTCCACCTGCACGAAGACGCGCCGGAGTTTCTCGGCCAGACCGGCCGCGGCCTCGGTCCCCGCAATCGATACGGTCATGTCGACGTGATCCAGCAGCCGCAGGTCCTGCGCCAGCAGGGCCGGGTCGAAGTCGATCTCGGGCCAGTAGCCGACCCCCTCCTTCAAAAAGGTCCAGTCGTTCGTGATCGCGGTGTTCCTGAAGCCGGGGTCGCCGTCCACGCACTCACGCACCAGCCAGTACAGCGCCGCGCACTCCCGGCTGTTGAATACCTGCTCCTGCTCACTGGTCATCGTCAGCAGCCCGTAGGCATGGTCCCGGAAAACGACCCCTTCGCCCGCGGTGTTGGTGGTGACGAACGCATGGCTGGTGGACGACTTGGCCATTGGCGCGCTGCTGAAGAGCGTTCGCGCCCCCGTCCCGCCGTCGAGCTGCAGCTTCCACCCCAGCCAGCGCACCCAGCCGGGATACTCGCGGTGACCCGACTTCGGCGCGAGCCGGTCCGGGTCGGGTCCGTCGTCGCCGCCCGTCGCCAGCGTGAGGACGTCGTCGATCTGCTCCATATTCTCCACGTAGTAGTACAGCCCTACGCGGAGATTGAATTCGCCGGTGCGCGTGGTGGTGTCCAGCCCCCGTCGGGTGAAGAATTCCTCCTCAACCGCCGGGTTGCGTTCGTGCGACAACGCCTCGTAGGCCTGGAATTCTTCGCGGTTGGTCGAGCGGCGATAGAACATGATATCGTGGACGCCGGTGATGCCGTGACGGTGACACCAGCGCGCAAGGTTGCGCCGGAAGCGCATCCCGTCCCCGACGTCCGGCGGGCGCTGCACCACGGACCCGAGCGCGTCGCGCATGACGTAATGCTCGGCGTACCCGCTCGCGCGCCAGACCCGGCCGGTCACGTCGTGGAAGTATTCCACCAGTCCGCGTTCGGCTCCGCTGTACCAGTTGCTTTCGTACGGCCGGTACGGATCCCAGCAGCCATAGGCTGTATAGGCCGGCAGCAGCGTCCTGCCCCAGAAATCGGCCGCGTCCTGCCATGCCGTCTCGGAAATACAGGCCGGGATGACGCGGTAGAGCGGGATCAGGTGCGCCGAAACCCACCCGTTGGTCAGCAGCGCGTCCAGCTCTTCCATCAACAGGGAAGCCCGCACCGTCTGCGACCATCCGGCGGTCTCGACGACCTCCAGCGGGATGTGCGCCGGCCCGGGCTCTCCGGTGCGCGTGACCACCACATCGGCGAGGAAGGGTGTTTCGACCAGAAAAAGGTTGGTGCCGTAATCGGGGTTCATCGCGACCTCGAGGGTCCAGAGGGTATCCTCGTCCCCGGGCGCGGTGATCGTCTCGACATCGGTCGGCCCGAACCGGTTCGTGCTGGAGCGCATCCCGTCGTTGTACTGCCGGTGCAGCTCGCCGTTGTACCAGCAGACCTGGCCGCTGGTGTGGACCAGCAGGGCCGCTTCAGGATGGTGGGTGGGGTCTGCCCCGCGACCGATGCCGTTGATCAGATAGCGGGGATTGAGCGTCGCGGCGGCGCAGCCCTGCGTCGAGCAGAGGTAAAGACAGGTGTCGGGGTGGCCGGGGTCGGCGGGCGCTTCGTCCACCTCCGTCCGTACATAGCCGTGCAGCAACATCCCCGTGCGGCTGTGATGGCTGTCCAGATAGGTGTTCGCATCGTCCACGATCATTTCCAGCCCCTCGCGGATCCCGCGCTGGGTGTGGGTGTCCTTGTCGATGGTGTAGTGCGGATCGCTGACATCGGCGAAATAGCCGAACTGTTCACCCTGCTCGGGGATCTTTTTCGACCAGCTCGTGACGTGAAAATGGCTGTCGATGATGCCGGGCGTGACCACCGCGCCGCGCAGGTCGATGCAGTCGAGATCCGTGAGCAGGGCTTCATCGATCCCCTCCGCGCGCCAGGCGGCGAGGACCGTGGCGGGATCGGTCCCCGGCGGGTCGGGGCAGGGGTCCTGCAGCGCGGGGGTATCGCCGAGCGGGAGGGCCTGGGGAGAGGGATCGTCAGGTCCCGGTTCGTCCAGGAACGGATAGACGGCGGCAATCCGGCCCCGATCGGGGTCGATCAGGCAGGCTTCCAGGACGTAGAGCCGGGCGCGGTCGTTGGTGGACGCCGCCGCCAGCGCGACGTGGATCGGCGGTGAGCAGGTAGCCGTTGTAAAGCATTCGCACGCGGCGGGTATGGTAGCTGTCGTCGTCGCTGACACGACAGCGGGTGCAGAGGACCGGGGCCTCCGAGAGGTCCGCCTCGAACTCGGTGGCCCGGTCGCAGTCGGGAAAACGCTGCACCGCGACCCCCCGCCAGTCGTCGCTCGTCAGCGAGGTGCGCACGTCCAGGATCGCGCGAGTGGTATTGGAAGGGACGCACAGCGTGACCCGCGCCGTGGTTCCGCTGGCGGCGGCTTCTGTCAGGCGGCACTCCTCGGCGCCCCGTGCCGGATCCGGACCGGGAATCAGAGCCTGGACCAGGAAGAAGCAGCCGAGCACACAAGAACGATTCATCGCCACCTCCGGGATGCGGCGGATTATAAAGAGCGCGACGCCGCCGAGCAAGCCCGCATAGGGGGATGTCCAACTCATGCGGCACAGCGATCCGCCGGCCATGATAGGCCGGGGGCTGTCCCGCAGAGACAGAACCATGCAAAAAGTGGAGGACACGGAGCCTTACCCCAATTCGTTCTCCAAATAAAAACACATCCTCAAACCCTGTCTATTCAACACCTTACCACACATCAAATCCCTTCAGCCTGCCGGACTCCGAGAGAAATTTAATTCTCTACATTTTCCCGAAACAGAGAACGGACGTGGGTTCGATTCCCGATTGAATACCTGACGGTGTGTTTTGCAAACCATGTCTGAATGAATCTGTGTCACAAGTTTTATCGTAAACCTGCCGCAAAGTTGAGCGCGTCATTCCTTGCCCTTGTGGTCCAGTTGCTTCAACAGCCGATCGAAGTCACTTTCAAAGAGCCGATCCTGAACAATCCGGTATTTTTCAAATTCGCTTTCGGCGTGAGCTTTGGCAATTTCTGCGGTTACTTTTCCTGCATCCTGAAGGATCTCCCGATCGGTGGCTTCGATGAATTTGTTCAACCGTGTTTCCCAGTCCTGCATAGTCATCGGCATCTTGCGCATGGCCATATCTTCAGCCACATCCAGATAGGCATTCACCAGCCGGGTCAGTTGTACCATTTCATTTTCGGTCAAGTAATTCTTGGCAACACTGACGTCGAACTTCTGGATTTTACCCTTCGGGGCGTCTTTCCAAGTCGTCAATCCCATGTTTTGCTTTTGGTGGTCTGCTCGGTCGACGATCACTTCGGCAGTTGTCTGGCCGTGAATAGCACAATGCAGCTTGTTTTGAACCGTGGCAAAGAAGCGCTTGGTTGCCTGCGCTGTCACATCATAGTCGATGGATGTCGCGTAAATGTCGGTAATCTTCTGGTAAAACTTGCGTTCACTCAGGCGTATTTCCCTAATCCGCTCCAGCTGCTCTTCAAAATATTGGTCCGTCAGGATGGAACCGCCGCTTTTTATGCGTTCATCATCCATCACATAGGCTTTGATAGTGTACTCCTTGATGATTGTGGTCGCCCACTTGCGGAACTGAACGGCACGCTCGGAGTTGACCTTGTAACCGACCGCGATGATGGCAGAGAGGTTATAGTGCTTGGTATTGTAGTTTTTGCCATCAGCGGCAGTTATTCGAAAATTTCGAATAACTGAATCTTCTTCGAGCTCGCTATCGGAAAACACCTTTTTAAGGTGGTAATTAACCGTATGCGTTTCCACGTCATAAAGCACGCCCATCATTTTCTGGGTCAGCCAGATATTTTCATCAGCGTAAACCGCCT
It contains:
- a CDS encoding virulence RhuM family protein; translated protein: MKKDKDKQLQKAGKKETSIVRSSAAEYLTFVAASGQGGVEAVYADENIWLTQKMMGVLYDVETHTVNYHLKKVFSDSELEEDSVIRNFRITAADGKNYNTKHYNLSAIIAVGYKVNSERAVQFRKWATTIIKEYTIKAYVMDDERIKSGGSILTDQYFEEQLERIREIRLSERKFYQKITDIYATSIDYDVTAQATKRFFATVQNKLHCAIHGQTTAEVIVDRADHQKQNMGLTTWKDAPKGKIQKFDVSVAKNYLTENEMVQLTRLVNAYLDVAEDMAMRKMPMTMQDWETRLNKFIEATDREILQDAGKVTAEIAKAHAESEFEKYRIVQDRLFESDFDRLLKQLDHKGKE